A single window of Triplophysa dalaica isolate WHDGS20190420 chromosome 14, ASM1584641v1, whole genome shotgun sequence DNA harbors:
- the LOC130435628 gene encoding P2Y purinoceptor 2-like, which produces MYADQHETQLLVTFLKDLIKNPIRMEANNASWPANDSHQFLCHFNESFKYILLPVSYTLVFVVGLVLNITAMYFILFRTKGWKPNTIFMINLNICDTLYILTLPFLIYYYADGNDWPFGELMCKLIRFLFYTNLYASVLFLSCISLHRFLGVCHPVRSMSWMNARRARLISVCIWVTVLIFQSPVLYFSRMNGMRVCYDTTSKALFNDFLVYSSVVMVLFFIIPFGVVLVCNGLMVKKLQEPGVGNGPTSQRYKQKSVKMIIIVLLVFVLCFLPFHVNRSIYYTFRYLDENVSCEMLENASMAYKFTRPLASANSCIDPVLYFMAGQGFRNNIKRRSKSNKRSENIKFPSTML; this is translated from the exons ATGTATGCAGATCAACATGAGACACAACTTTTAGTTACTTTCCTGAAGGACTTAATAAAA AACCCAATCAGAATGGAAGCAAATAATGCAAGTTGGCCAGCCAATGACAGCCATCAGTTCCTCtgtcattttaatgaaagtttcAAGTACATTCTTCTTCCGGTGAGCTACACCCTGGTGTTTGTGGTGGGTCTGGTGCTGAACATCACCGCTATGTATTTCATTCTGTTTCGAACCAAAGGCTGGAAGCCCAACACTATCTTCATGATCAACCTCAATATTTGTGACACCCTCTACATCCTCACTCTTCCCTTCCTCATCTATTACTACGCCGACGGGAACGACTGGCCGTTTGGAGAGCTGATGTGTAAACTCATCCGCTTCCTCTTCTACACAAACCTCTACGCAAGCGTGCTCTTCCTCAGCTGCATCAGTCTGCATCGCTTTCTGGGCGTCTGTCACCCAGTGCGGTCTATGTCTTGGATGAACGCTCGTCGTGCGCGGTTGATCTCCGTGTGCATATGGGTGACTGTTCTTATCTTCCAGTCACCGGTCCTCTATTTCTCCAGGATGAACGGTATGCGGGTGTGTTATGACACCACTAGCAAAGCGCTCTTTAATGATTTTCTGGTGTACAGTTCGGTGGTTATGGTCCTGTTTTTCATCATACCGTTTGGGGTGGTGCTGGTCTGCAACGGCCTAATGGTGAAGAAACTTCAAGAACCCGGAGTGGGCAATGGACCAACGTCGCAGCGCTACAAGCAGAAGTCGGTGAAGATGATCATCATCGTCCTTCTGGTGTTCGTGTTGTGTTTTCTTCCCTTCCACGTGAACCGCAGTATATACTACACCTTTCGATACCTGGACGAGAATGTGAGCTGCGAGATGCTAGAGAATGCAAGCATGGCCTACAAATTCACGCGTCCTCTGGCCAGCGCCAACAGCTGCATCGACCCCGTCCTTTACTTCATGGCGGGACAGGGCTTCAGAAATAACATTAAGAGAAGGTCAAAATCTAACAAGAGgtctgaaaatataaaattcccttCAACCATGCTATGA